A section of the Paenibacillus yonginensis genome encodes:
- a CDS encoding DODA-type extradiol aromatic ring-opening family dioxygenase has translation MTMPSLFIAHGSPMLALEDSAYTAYLQRLGRRLPVPKAIAIFSAHWDDPQQLLTDADRYEAIHDFYGYPEELYQIRYSIPGDRKIAYEVQNLFQQGNLKFKTVPDRGLDHGAWVVLRRLYPDAEIPVLELSIDSKRSPMEQYEIGKMLAALRGKGVLIIGSGALVHNLRLSGDQGPAPQVEAFDQWVSDRISQWNLSELFRYDKLAPNVRDAVPSYAAEHFCPLFYAMGAADNERTAKRLFQDRRPGALNLDVWQFGGTDLGDL, from the coding sequence ATGACGATGCCATCCTTGTTTATCGCACACGGTTCACCGATGCTGGCACTAGAAGACAGCGCATACACCGCTTATTTGCAGCGGCTGGGCCGTCGCCTGCCTGTTCCCAAGGCCATTGCGATTTTCTCGGCCCATTGGGACGATCCGCAGCAGCTGCTGACGGATGCGGACCGTTATGAAGCGATTCATGATTTCTACGGGTATCCTGAGGAGTTGTATCAAATTCGTTATTCCATCCCCGGCGACCGGAAGATTGCTTATGAAGTTCAGAACCTGTTTCAGCAGGGCAATCTGAAGTTCAAGACTGTGCCGGACCGCGGGCTGGACCATGGGGCGTGGGTCGTCCTGAGACGGCTGTATCCGGATGCCGAAATACCGGTGCTGGAGCTGTCGATCGATTCCAAGCGGTCCCCGATGGAGCAGTATGAAATCGGCAAAATGCTGGCCGCCTTGCGAGGCAAAGGCGTGCTGATCATCGGCAGCGGAGCGCTGGTGCATAACCTTCGCTTATCCGGGGATCAGGGGCCTGCGCCTCAAGTCGAAGCTTTCGATCAGTGGGTCAGCGACAGAATCAGCCAGTGGAACCTGTCCGAGCTGTTCCGGTATGACAAGCTGGCGCCCAATGTGCGGGACGCGGTGCCGTCGTATGCCGCCGAGCATTTCTGCCCGCTGTTCTATGCGATGGGTGCGGCGGACAATGAACGAACGGCCAAACGGCTGTTCCAGGACCGAAGACCGGGAGCGCTGAACCTGGACGTCTGGCAGTTCGGGGGAACAGACCTTGGCGACCTTTGA
- a CDS encoding inorganic phosphate transporter, whose translation MDTTLLVLGVVIILALAFDFINGFHDTANSIATSVSTRALTPRRAILLAASMNFLGAILFTGVAKTIGGKIADPTTMDNGLEVIIATLLAAIIWNLVTWFFGIPSSSSHALIGALVGAVFVGAGSDHVKWSGFREILEGLLLSPIIAFIVGYIVMTILKYIFARRSPHTVNKGFRMLQILTAALQSFTHGTNDAQKAMGIITFALVTSGELSDLTVPLWVKISAALSMALGTSVGGWKIIKTMGTKIFKIEPINGFAADISAASVIFSATLLHLPVSTTHAITPAILGVGAAKRFSAVRWSLAGRIVITWFITIPISAVLAGLIYKLLFGWS comes from the coding sequence ATGGATACAACTTTGCTCGTATTAGGCGTCGTCATCATCCTTGCGCTTGCCTTTGACTTTATCAACGGGTTCCACGACACGGCGAACTCGATCGCCACTTCCGTCTCAACCCGGGCCTTAACGCCGCGCAGAGCGATTCTGCTGGCCGCTTCGATGAACTTCCTTGGCGCGATCCTGTTCACAGGTGTAGCGAAGACGATCGGGGGCAAAATCGCCGATCCAACCACGATGGACAACGGTCTTGAGGTCATTATCGCCACGCTGCTGGCAGCGATTATCTGGAACCTGGTGACCTGGTTCTTCGGCATTCCGTCGTCTTCCTCCCATGCGCTGATCGGTGCGCTGGTGGGTGCCGTGTTTGTTGGAGCCGGTTCGGACCATGTCAAATGGTCCGGCTTCCGCGAAATTCTGGAAGGTTTGCTGCTGTCGCCGATTATTGCCTTTATTGTTGGTTATATCGTTATGACGATACTCAAATACATTTTTGCGAGAAGAAGTCCCCATACGGTCAACAAAGGTTTCCGTATGCTGCAAATTCTGACAGCTGCGCTGCAGTCCTTCACCCATGGCACCAATGATGCCCAGAAGGCGATGGGGATCATTACCTTTGCTTTAGTGACATCCGGCGAGCTTTCCGATTTAACCGTCCCCTTGTGGGTAAAAATATCGGCGGCTTTGTCCATGGCGCTCGGCACCTCGGTCGGCGGATGGAAGATCATCAAAACGATGGGCACCAAAATCTTCAAAATCGAGCCGATCAACGGTTTTGCGGCTGATATTTCGGCGGCCTCCGTTATTTTCTCGGCTACGCTGCTGCACCTGCCGGTCAGCACCACGCATGCGATTACCCCGGCGATCCTCGGCGTAGGCGCTGCGAAACGATTCTCGGCCGTGCGCTGGTCGCTTGCCGGACGAATCGTAATCACCTGGTTCATCACCATTCCGATTTCCGCCGTTTTGGCCGGTCTGATTTACAAGCTGCTGTTCGGCTGGTCTTGA
- a CDS encoding CopG family antitoxin has product MKIITSQDQIPQGMSDSEAAEFWSKHTMSEELLEASIIEEEDHDLPKRQSSTISIRMDDDLLLRIRNLARIRKKGYQTLIKEFLIERTYEEEKKLLLSERENGYLNDVYKELTAAKAE; this is encoded by the coding sequence ATGAAAATAATTACATCACAAGATCAGATTCCACAAGGAATGAGCGATTCTGAAGCAGCGGAGTTCTGGTCCAAGCATACAATGAGTGAAGAATTGCTGGAGGCTTCCATTATTGAAGAAGAAGACCATGACTTACCAAAAAGGCAGTCTTCGACAATTTCTATTCGTATGGATGATGATTTGCTGCTCCGCATCCGGAATCTGGCCAGAATCAGGAAAAAGGGTTATCAAACACTGATTAAAGAATTTTTAATTGAAAGAACCTATGAAGAGGAAAAAAAATTACTGCTGTCTGAAAGAGAAAATGGTTATTTAAATGACGTTTATAAAGAGTTAACAGCTGCTAAAGCTGAATAG
- a CDS encoding copper amine oxidase N-terminal domain-containing protein produces the protein MKMRTKLPAILLAGALTLTASTLLPGVSPVHTASAASAASAALSIQIDGTAVQSDVKPVVSHNRTLVPLRVISENLGAKVDWSNSQVTFTKGDLKVTLKPGSTSAVKNGKTVQLDVKPYIQKNRVMVPLRFLAETFGCKVGYSSGGSSAITISTTPLVIGQTPVKALQYEYHMTMGGVISQISGNAYSQSVYDLFEQNKGAKVNAPASYSWMANIDLPGSYYKNAQYDFLDKQGNSIKRYDVYSLVNAFPAEELAGFEKTLLYDAMEDQWYIFSPSAAEAINEQINTASRNGFLKEISNTVA, from the coding sequence ATGAAGATGAGAACCAAACTCCCGGCTATCCTGCTTGCAGGGGCGCTGACCCTGACGGCCAGCACGCTGCTTCCCGGTGTTTCCCCTGTCCATACAGCCTCAGCAGCCTCAGCAGCTTCCGCTGCTCTATCCATCCAAATAGACGGCACTGCTGTTCAGTCCGACGTGAAACCCGTGGTCAGCCACAACCGGACTTTAGTGCCGCTGCGTGTGATCAGCGAGAATTTGGGCGCCAAGGTAGACTGGTCCAATTCGCAGGTTACGTTTACTAAAGGAGACCTGAAGGTCACGCTGAAACCGGGCAGCACTTCCGCCGTAAAAAATGGAAAAACCGTTCAGCTTGACGTCAAACCGTATATCCAGAAGAACCGCGTCATGGTTCCGCTGCGCTTCCTTGCCGAAACGTTCGGCTGCAAGGTCGGCTACAGCAGCGGCGGCTCGTCCGCAATCACGATCAGCACTACGCCCCTTGTCATCGGCCAAACGCCGGTGAAAGCTTTGCAGTATGAATACCATATGACCATGGGCGGCGTGATCTCGCAAATTAGCGGAAATGCCTATAGCCAGTCTGTATATGATCTGTTTGAGCAGAATAAAGGCGCCAAGGTTAACGCCCCCGCCAGTTATTCCTGGATGGCAAACATTGACTTGCCAGGGTCTTATTATAAGAACGCTCAATATGATTTCCTGGACAAACAAGGCAACAGCATCAAGCGCTACGACGTCTATTCTCTGGTTAACGCCTTCCCTGCAGAAGAATTAGCCGGATTTGAGAAAACCCTGCTCTACGACGCAATGGAAGATCAATGGTACATTTTCAGTCCTTCTGCTGCGGAGGCCATCAACGAGCAAATCAATACGGCGTCACGGAACGGATTCCTGAAGGAGATCAGCAATACGGTGGCTTAG
- the corA gene encoding magnesium/cobalt transporter CorA, which translates to MIRTLSILPNNEIVEGSSLDRLDLEASEWIWVDFDRPADEECVLLDSYFHFHPLAIEDCVLHNLQRPKLDVYEDVRFYVLHAIDPVSLKAREVNLFVGEKLIVSFHKHQLEEVEQAWEQMTGWIKGGRDLRQGPMAAAYAVIDHLVDSYFPSLYSIEDELADIESLGDKESVEQLMNQVFDLRGRLLKLRRSVVPMRDLLYRIINSQHLKEYGMHRAYFADIYDHLLKLSDMIEADREMTADLRDSYISLNSNRMNGIMKTLTVITTIFMPLTLIAGIYGMNFDHMPELHYVYGYFTVLLFMAGLSLWMVLWFNRRGWFK; encoded by the coding sequence ATGATTCGCACTTTATCTATTTTGCCTAATAATGAGATTGTAGAAGGCAGCAGCCTGGACAGGCTTGACCTGGAGGCCTCGGAGTGGATTTGGGTCGATTTCGACCGGCCGGCGGATGAGGAATGTGTGCTGCTGGACAGCTATTTTCATTTTCATCCGCTGGCGATCGAAGACTGCGTGCTGCATAATTTGCAGCGGCCCAAGCTGGATGTCTATGAGGATGTGAGATTTTATGTGCTGCATGCGATAGATCCGGTGAGTCTGAAGGCGAGGGAAGTGAACCTGTTTGTAGGAGAGAAGCTGATCGTTTCTTTCCATAAACACCAGCTTGAAGAGGTGGAGCAGGCCTGGGAACAAATGACCGGCTGGATCAAGGGAGGTCGGGACCTGCGTCAGGGTCCGATGGCGGCCGCTTATGCGGTGATCGACCATCTGGTGGACTCGTATTTTCCAAGCTTGTATTCGATTGAGGATGAGCTTGCGGATATTGAGTCGCTGGGGGACAAGGAGTCGGTTGAGCAGCTGATGAACCAGGTATTTGACCTGCGCGGGCGGCTGCTCAAGCTGCGGCGGTCGGTGGTGCCGATGCGCGATCTGCTGTACCGGATCATCAATTCCCAGCATCTGAAGGAGTATGGGATGCACCGGGCTTATTTTGCGGATATCTATGACCATCTGCTTAAGCTGTCCGATATGATCGAGGCGGACCGGGAGATGACGGCCGATCTGCGCGACTCCTACATCTCGCTGAACTCCAACCGCATGAACGGCATCATGAAGACGCTGACGGTAATCACAACGATCTTTATGCCGCTTACGCTGATCGCCGGGATCTACGGGATGAACTTCGACCATATGCCGGAGCTGCATTATGTGTATGGTTATTTTACGGTGCTGCTGTTTATGGCCGGCTTGTCCCTGTGGATGGTGCTGTGGTTTAACCGGCGGGGCTGGTTTAAGTAG
- a CDS encoding sirohydrochlorin chelatase, with protein sequence MQPGVLIISHGSPDDAWIKLVDDAVAALKLPTGIPVEASFLEAEGERGIQSGIDRLEAAGAADLVVVPLFVSSGSTHMDELCYALGLKPEPELTTDLARFRIGAGVRVRFGTPMDDDPRIAHMVWDKVRGLSRDPDREVVVLVGHGSGHDGFRQRWEAGMASLAASVQAISGVAAADYGLLRTDTVREKVAEWVNKGYEVIVAPLFLSAGYFTKQVIPSRLEGLTYRYNGEALLPHPELTDWIRDQISNIMDR encoded by the coding sequence ATGCAGCCAGGCGTTCTGATCATCAGCCACGGTTCTCCGGACGACGCTTGGATCAAGCTCGTCGACGACGCCGTGGCAGCCTTGAAGCTTCCAACCGGAATTCCGGTGGAAGCTTCTTTCTTGGAGGCCGAGGGTGAACGAGGCATCCAAAGCGGCATCGACCGGCTGGAAGCGGCTGGCGCCGCCGATCTCGTCGTCGTTCCGTTATTTGTCTCTTCCGGCAGCACGCATATGGATGAGCTGTGCTATGCGCTGGGCCTGAAGCCGGAGCCGGAGCTGACGACGGATCTTGCGCGGTTTCGGATCGGAGCCGGGGTGCGGGTTCGGTTTGGCACCCCGATGGACGACGATCCGCGGATCGCGCACATGGTCTGGGACAAGGTGCGCGGGCTTTCCCGGGACCCGGACCGGGAAGTGGTGGTCCTGGTCGGGCACGGAAGCGGCCATGACGGCTTCCGGCAGCGCTGGGAGGCAGGGATGGCCTCCCTGGCGGCCAGCGTGCAGGCCATCAGCGGCGTGGCAGCCGCCGATTATGGCCTGCTGCGGACGGACACCGTGCGTGAGAAGGTGGCCGAATGGGTTAATAAGGGCTACGAGGTAATCGTGGCGCCGTTATTTTTGAGCGCGGGGTATTTCACGAAGCAGGTGATCCCGTCCAGGCTGGAAGGCCTGACTTACCGGTACAATGGCGAGGCGCTGCTGCCTCACCCGGAGTTGACTGACTGGATAAGGGACCAAATCTCGAATATAATGGATAGATGA
- a CDS encoding DUF3048 domain-containing protein, translated as MTNKDWRKWSAAAASLSAAAALLLSACSSEQADEPVPSQPLVAESTAPDIAPGPSASAPAGAYTSPLTGLPAEEAVNLRPVAVMINNAPAARPQSGLQDADVVYEVLAEGGITRLVAIFQSADSGSAKLGPVRSIRPYLIELGESYHGVLAHAGGSPDAYSILQSQHKEELDEIGRAGAYFWRDSARKAPHNLYTSLEKLREGVDKFGFAAEDNDVPSYTFRQADEPLTEGEAAAGVQVTFLQDSYKVSYRYDAGTQLYTRYIGDKAHVDKETGEPLTMSNVIVMGADHKVLDDVGRLSVDLAGGGKALLLQRGRVLTGQWVHKKDDVIRFVKDGAEVPLYPGKTYFNIVPNSPDFDSHIQILEDL; from the coding sequence TTGACGAATAAGGATTGGAGAAAATGGTCCGCAGCCGCGGCATCGCTTTCGGCCGCGGCTGCGCTGCTGCTGTCCGCCTGCAGTTCGGAGCAGGCGGACGAGCCCGTACCGTCGCAGCCGCTGGTGGCGGAGTCAACGGCGCCGGACATAGCGCCGGGGCCTTCGGCTTCCGCGCCTGCGGGAGCCTATACGTCACCGCTGACCGGCCTTCCGGCCGAAGAAGCGGTAAATTTGCGGCCGGTCGCGGTGATGATCAACAACGCGCCGGCGGCCCGTCCGCAGTCTGGTCTGCAGGATGCGGACGTGGTGTACGAAGTGCTGGCAGAGGGCGGGATCACGCGGCTTGTCGCGATATTCCAAAGCGCGGACAGCGGCTCTGCCAAGCTGGGGCCGGTGCGCAGCATCCGGCCGTATCTGATCGAGCTGGGCGAAAGCTACCACGGCGTGCTGGCGCACGCAGGCGGCAGCCCGGACGCCTATTCGATCCTGCAGTCGCAGCACAAGGAGGAGCTGGACGAAATCGGTCGAGCGGGAGCCTACTTCTGGCGGGACTCCGCGCGCAAAGCTCCGCACAATCTGTACACCAGCCTGGAGAAGCTGCGCGAAGGCGTGGACAAGTTTGGTTTTGCGGCCGAGGACAATGACGTTCCGTCCTACACGTTCCGCCAGGCGGATGAACCGCTGACCGAAGGCGAAGCTGCGGCCGGTGTGCAGGTAACCTTTTTGCAGGACAGCTATAAGGTGTCTTACCGCTATGATGCCGGGACGCAGCTGTATACGAGGTACATCGGCGACAAGGCGCATGTGGACAAGGAAACCGGCGAACCGCTGACCATGAGCAATGTCATCGTTATGGGGGCCGACCACAAGGTGCTGGATGATGTCGGGCGGCTGAGCGTGGATTTGGCTGGGGGAGGCAAAGCGCTGCTGCTGCAGCGGGGCAGGGTGCTGACCGGACAATGGGTGCACAAAAAGGACGATGTAATCCGGTTCGTGAAGGATGGAGCCGAGGTGCCGCTGTACCCGGGGAAAACGTACTTTAATATCGTGCCGAACAGTCCGGATTTCGACAGCCATATTCAAATTCTGGAAGACCTTTAA
- a CDS encoding YerC/YecD family TrpR-related protein has product MQLKKLNDTSIDQLFEAILTLDNLEECYVFFDDLCTVNEIQSMAQRLEVARMLGKGCTYNQIEAETGASTATISRVKRCLNYGNDGYKMTLDRLGR; this is encoded by the coding sequence GTGCAGCTCAAGAAATTGAATGATACCAGCATTGATCAATTATTCGAAGCAATTCTTACTCTTGATAACCTCGAAGAATGTTACGTCTTCTTTGACGATCTTTGTACTGTGAACGAAATCCAGTCCATGGCCCAGCGGCTTGAAGTGGCCCGCATGCTTGGCAAAGGCTGTACGTATAATCAAATCGAAGCCGAGACAGGCGCCAGCACGGCTACGATTTCCCGTGTCAAACGCTGCCTGAACTATGGCAACGACGGATATAAAATGACATTGGATCGGCTGGGCCGCTAA
- a CDS encoding alpha/beta hydrolase family protein produces the protein MERQITIKVGQETIAASLHYPAESALKEGRCKNRVPLALICHGFVGSRIGVDRLFVTTARELADAGYLVIRFDYLGCGESTGSYGREGLASMVAQTKAVLDYGISCGDVDPTQVTLIGHSLGGAVAVATAASDRRVKNLVLWSSVGYPFSDIVKITGRQLYDDSVKYGHADFLGYELTPVFFESLAAYQPFQEINKFQGNVLVVHGTSDDVIPVDYAFLYQKVLWTRQEGRCDKEIIFQANHTYSNSEHRAHLIKTTKEWLDGQEALQTQWQNWMI, from the coding sequence ATGGAGCGGCAGATTACGATAAAGGTTGGCCAAGAAACGATAGCCGCAAGCTTGCATTATCCCGCGGAATCAGCTTTGAAGGAAGGACGTTGTAAAAATCGCGTGCCTTTGGCGCTCATCTGCCACGGCTTTGTCGGCAGCCGGATTGGCGTGGACCGCCTGTTCGTTACTACCGCCAGGGAGCTGGCCGATGCCGGTTATCTGGTCATCCGCTTCGATTACCTGGGCTGCGGAGAGAGCACCGGCAGCTACGGACGTGAAGGCCTGGCTTCGATGGTGGCCCAAACGAAGGCGGTGCTCGATTATGGAATAAGCTGCGGCGATGTGGATCCGACACAGGTGACCTTGATCGGTCATAGTCTGGGCGGCGCGGTGGCGGTGGCGACTGCGGCCTCGGACCGGCGGGTGAAGAATCTCGTGCTTTGGTCCAGCGTTGGCTACCCGTTCAGCGATATTGTGAAGATTACGGGACGTCAGTTGTATGACGATTCGGTTAAATACGGCCACGCCGATTTCCTCGGTTATGAGCTGACGCCGGTCTTTTTCGAGTCGCTGGCCGCTTACCAGCCGTTCCAGGAAATAAACAAATTCCAGGGCAATGTGCTGGTCGTTCACGGCACGTCCGATGATGTGATTCCGGTCGATTATGCGTTTCTGTACCAGAAGGTCCTTTGGACCCGTCAGGAGGGGCGCTGCGACAAAGAGATTATTTTCCAGGCGAATCATACGTATTCGAACAGCGAACACCGCGCTCATCTGATCAAGACTACGAAAGAGTGGCTGGACGGGCAGGAAGCGCTGCAGACGCAGTGGCAGAACTGGATGATTTGA
- a CDS encoding YfcC family protein produces MNVETQTSNVKPRKRFKMPHTFVILVVLVLVGAALTYLIPAGEFDRAEDPVSGNTLVVPGSYHHVENNPVSLFGIPKAIVHGMVDSADVVFFILIIGGAFQVITATGTIEAVTGRVARKFADKGRWVIPIFITLFSVGGFTMGMSTEVMVFVPIGIAIARALGFDALTGTAMITLGAACGFTAGILNPFNVGLAQAIAEIPIFSGAGLRIVLLVCLIAVTSLYLVRYAGRVRKDASQSLVYDLEQEATGEPIDFSSLPAMKLKHYLTIVTVVAGFATLIWGVSKLGWWMEELAALFLTMGVISGFCAGFGPSRIASEFVKGASAITYGALIIGLARGIMVTLDQGDVIDTVVYGLSTLVGWLPGSVQVIGMYLFQNVMNVFITSGSGMAVTTMPIMVPLSDLLGISRQTTVLAYQLGDGISNMILPTSSALMGSLAVSGIPYQKWVRFFWPIMLMWLIIGAIFVLVARAMNYS; encoded by the coding sequence ATGAATGTAGAAACTCAAACCTCAAACGTAAAGCCGCGCAAGCGGTTCAAGATGCCTCATACCTTCGTCATTCTCGTAGTATTAGTGCTTGTCGGTGCGGCGCTTACTTATTTGATTCCTGCTGGTGAATTTGACCGTGCGGAGGATCCGGTGTCAGGGAACACCCTCGTAGTTCCTGGTTCTTATCACCACGTAGAGAATAACCCGGTGAGCCTGTTCGGCATTCCGAAAGCGATTGTGCACGGGATGGTGGATTCGGCGGATGTCGTCTTTTTCATCCTGATTATCGGCGGAGCTTTCCAGGTGATTACGGCCACGGGAACAATTGAGGCGGTGACCGGACGAGTGGCCCGCAAATTTGCCGACAAAGGCAGATGGGTAATTCCGATCTTCATTACGCTGTTCTCGGTCGGCGGCTTCACGATGGGGATGTCTACGGAGGTTATGGTATTTGTGCCGATTGGCATCGCGATTGCCCGTGCACTCGGCTTCGACGCCCTGACGGGGACCGCAATGATCACGCTGGGGGCGGCCTGCGGTTTCACAGCAGGAATTCTGAACCCCTTCAACGTCGGGCTTGCCCAAGCGATTGCCGAGATTCCGATCTTCTCCGGCGCCGGGCTGCGAATCGTTCTGCTTGTCTGCCTGATCGCAGTGACCAGCTTGTACCTGGTGCGTTATGCGGGCCGTGTCCGCAAAGATGCTTCACAAAGTTTGGTTTATGACCTGGAGCAGGAAGCGACAGGCGAACCGATTGACTTCTCGAGTCTGCCGGCTATGAAACTCAAACATTATTTGACGATCGTGACCGTTGTCGCCGGTTTCGCGACCCTGATCTGGGGGGTATCCAAGCTCGGCTGGTGGATGGAGGAGCTGGCGGCCCTGTTCCTGACAATGGGCGTCATATCCGGATTCTGCGCCGGCTTTGGACCGAGCCGGATCGCCTCCGAATTCGTTAAAGGGGCAAGCGCCATCACGTACGGAGCGCTTATTATCGGCCTGGCCCGCGGGATTATGGTCACGCTGGACCAAGGCGATGTCATTGATACGGTGGTCTATGGGCTGTCTACGCTGGTCGGCTGGCTGCCGGGTTCGGTGCAGGTGATTGGCATGTATCTGTTCCAGAACGTGATGAACGTCTTTATTACGTCAGGCTCCGGCATGGCCGTCACCACGATGCCGATCATGGTGCCGCTGTCCGACCTGCTGGGCATCAGCCGTCAGACGACGGTGCTGGCTTATCAGCTGGGGGACGGCATCTCCAACATGATTCTGCCGACCTCGTCAGCGCTGATGGGCAGTCTCGCCGTATCCGGCATCCCCTACCAGAAGTGGGTGCGGTTCTTCTGGCCGATTATGCTGATGTGGCTGATCATCGGTGCCATCTTTGTGCTTGTGGCCCGGGCCATGAACTATTCCTGA
- a CDS encoding SOS response-associated peptidase, with product MCQRFSMAAELPEVQEHFQIDRVMVYYKNRYNISPTQHTSVVLQQNGERILDEFRWGFMPYWGKDAVNADLRNVHRNPSYRKIVDKQRCVIPCNGLYYWRQEGKKSYPVRVVMKDQSMFGVAGLYEIWRDTRGEPLRTCTLVMTEANPLIGEFESRMPAILSQEDIARWLDEDTNDLDALHPILRPHAAEEMNAYAVTPRVGDSRLDDEECIREMDLRQAWVKP from the coding sequence ATGTGTCAACGTTTCTCGATGGCGGCAGAGCTGCCGGAGGTTCAGGAGCATTTTCAGATTGATCGGGTGATGGTTTATTATAAGAACCGCTACAACATTAGCCCGACCCAGCATACGTCGGTGGTGCTGCAGCAGAATGGGGAGCGGATTCTGGACGAATTCCGCTGGGGATTTATGCCCTATTGGGGCAAAGATGCGGTTAACGCCGATCTCCGCAATGTGCACCGCAATCCGAGCTACCGCAAAATCGTAGACAAGCAGCGGTGCGTCATACCGTGCAACGGTTTGTATTATTGGCGGCAGGAAGGCAAAAAAAGTTACCCGGTACGGGTAGTTATGAAAGATCAAAGCATGTTCGGTGTAGCCGGCCTGTATGAAATTTGGCGGGATACACGCGGGGAACCGCTGCGCACCTGCACGCTGGTCATGACGGAAGCTAATCCGCTGATTGGAGAATTCGAAAGCCGGATGCCGGCTATATTGAGCCAGGAGGATATCGCCCGGTGGCTCGATGAGGACACCAACGATCTGGATGCCCTGCATCCGATCCTGCGGCCTCATGCGGCGGAAGAGATGAATGCTTACGCGGTGACGCCAAGAGTCGGCGACAGCCGGCTTGATGACGAGGAATGCATCCGGGAGATGGACCTGCGTCAGGCTTGGGTGAAGCCGTAA
- a CDS encoding DUF47 domain-containing protein translates to MRVKKKDIFFQTLENMADTIVQAADYFTAHVSDFDNISDFAKAMKEYEKKCDEFVHTTIKELNKTFITPIERDDIMGLVTTMDDVIDGLEATVSRFYMYHLGNPDKYIVQFGEILRNSAYEIQKAVHLLSSKKLLAIREHTIRLNDLENQGDELLRICINELFKSVTDPIELIKKKEIYERLETTTDACEHVANMLESIIMRNS, encoded by the coding sequence GTGAGAGTCAAGAAGAAGGATATTTTTTTCCAGACACTCGAAAATATGGCGGATACGATTGTACAAGCCGCTGACTATTTTACCGCACACGTTTCGGATTTCGACAATATTTCCGATTTTGCCAAAGCTATGAAAGAATATGAGAAGAAGTGCGACGAGTTTGTGCATACGACCATTAAAGAACTGAACAAAACGTTTATTACCCCTATTGAACGCGACGACATTATGGGCCTGGTCACAACCATGGACGATGTGATTGACGGACTCGAAGCCACGGTATCCCGTTTCTATATGTATCACCTGGGCAACCCGGATAAATACATCGTTCAGTTCGGCGAAATTCTCCGCAACTCCGCTTATGAAATCCAGAAGGCCGTACACCTGCTCTCTTCGAAAAAGCTGCTGGCGATCCGCGAGCATACCATCCGCCTGAACGACCTGGAGAACCAGGGAGACGAGCTGCTGCGCATCTGCATCAATGAGCTGTTCAAATCGGTAACGGATCCGATCGAGCTGATCAAGAAAAAAGAAATCTACGAACGTCTTGAAACGACGACGGATGCCTGCGAGCACGTAGCCAACATGCTGGAATCCATTATCATGCGCAATTCGTAA
- a CDS encoding DUF1129 family protein: MNMQRTEQEIARISGQLTEANRLFLAEVARRVKESEFDGPAARDALLDTARQMLKHQKLGQSFLEAYSYDPEVYAGELLSDLEMRKPRTAKAKIKYYTMIPWLALTWVFFIYMVLGFFSKWSRGGQGEMTVNTTSLLLVAAGSILLVVLITRFLGSPDKEKNAGGQRTLKTDIKTFVLSIGAAVVIIAFYVMLRQMLPSFTVSPWTSLILFGIGFIGQFYFLRKPRKG; encoded by the coding sequence ATGAACATGCAGAGAACCGAACAGGAAATCGCGCGGATCAGCGGACAGCTGACGGAAGCGAACCGGCTTTTTCTGGCCGAAGTCGCCCGCCGCGTCAAGGAAAGCGAATTCGACGGCCCCGCCGCCCGGGACGCCCTGCTGGACACGGCCCGGCAGATGCTGAAGCATCAGAAGCTGGGGCAATCTTTTCTCGAAGCCTACAGCTATGACCCTGAAGTCTACGCCGGAGAGCTTTTATCCGATCTGGAGATGCGCAAGCCGCGTACAGCCAAAGCGAAAATCAAATATTACACGATGATCCCCTGGCTCGCTTTAACATGGGTATTTTTCATCTATATGGTGTTAGGCTTCTTCAGCAAATGGTCACGGGGCGGGCAAGGGGAAATGACGGTTAATACTACGTCTCTTCTCCTGGTTGCGGCAGGTTCGATCCTGCTGGTGGTCTTGATCACCCGTTTCCTCGGCTCGCCGGATAAAGAGAAGAACGCTGGCGGACAAAGGACGCTGAAGACCGATATCAAGACCTTCGTTCTGTCCATAGGCGCAGCGGTTGTGATTATAGCGTTTTATGTCATGCTCCGGCAGATGCTGCCTTCTTTTACTGTCAGTCCCTGGACAAGCCTGATTCTTTTTGGGATTGGTTTTATCGGCCAGTTCTATTTCCTGCGCAAGCCGCGCAAAGGATGA